In Mytilus edulis chromosome 6, xbMytEdul2.2, whole genome shotgun sequence, the following proteins share a genomic window:
- the LOC139527291 gene encoding serine/threonine-protein kinase 36-like isoform X7, whose translation MDNYHVLEIIGEGSFGKVYKGRKKFSSQVVALKFIPKVGKPEKELRNLRREIEIMRNLHHTNIIEMLDSFETDKEVVVVTDYAEGELFQILEDDGSLPEEQVQVIACQLVSALYYLHSHRILHRDMKPQNILLGKGGIIKLCDFGFARAMSFNTLVLTSIKGTPLYMSPELVEEKPYDHTADLWALGCILYELFTGTPPFYTNSIFQLVSLIIKDPVKWPKNMSSIFKDFLQGLLTKNPRSRLAWPDLLMHPFVGDGVTVKDEDTKLPSPFTQPLTASMVFRKEKQAQEKAHPPGTSKILAKARKKAMEEEKKKGKEPPAPNGEKISSSKEAWGPSKKGPEKDKIEKEKDPTPPPQEQERHHSEEWQDASLSEDKDPEIENISPTPRPDRISKDYEKEYPSIEIEGRTTVRRIPEREKDKNKEKDRNKEKTKTIENVKLDGEEVCSDDEWEGLIDATDQEGDPEQAIQMLKDSKFHARLNTRIQNSSTQVLDGMLEGAAKLKSVLRIITNLITLKCDLKWILTFVKALSIPQQPLKMIHNILSKPTVRQQPWCQQILIDLVITVNAYFASEVSWNDDIDKEVGQLYLNAMTEYMSLVPKLLNVSSDEDLRLREQVILCSMYTCEAMERDKLKIGNQYFTHLAAKETDAIDAILACCKLEEARLKKLIEWDILEELTDGNEDMAGERMDMLISLGVTTVAAMVNLPLTADDAVDGRRKIGHYLGDKMACKGNEKQTDEFFMLLRHPLFCTNVLKIMYACCQVSTTLCSYISNQVQHMDSLMGILMGKVEIQDMEVNSVIEMILHIYSTIVIQLQTMPTAITDAASVMISIFLESTIASHTAAAALVFSQMIYCGLTVEVQPEEMLQACLAVFTDLQQICVRCPFDYGVLDGLLLLLCEMLAQTEGPVAQMYIETGIWGTLWHRVAQALQVINLETDTPIHDIDQDGENVVGFNPPDWTLVSPQGLMAVLQMAVTVFTKETNQCIPNLAVPDSIILLTIVHLLHKDFLSSVYNGFHCDGPQLTADMILEVTQLCCFPFAVDIAEELLHQVQQCLFNASLLPRLIFCCTKYLKNEQLEIPINLMLRLVLGSQQFLKQFCKCVKEQKTVSLLTQCTQSTSSTVVSDVVSICSHLVRMSPQHAPFVKSVFHGSKGDYDPLLKLIKHNSATVRSRACSLVGNLMKHNSHMYGVLKQREKLLNGLIAGLKDEDPNVRKGSSYAIGNAAYHNGDLYVKLKPCIPLLVELLRDPVSKTKANAASACGNLGAHSNVLCLELKKQKIIPRLLDLACHDQNQGVQVNAILALRTLSQQDELKKEMMNQKAVDKLNAISVATTPRPLSRSSKSQSLLINSFHSNNGSSSVVYSHCSKLVRMLQGKG comes from the exons ATGGACAACTATCATGTTCTGGAAATTATTGGTGAAGGATCTTTTGGTAAAGTGTATAAAGGGAGAAAAAAGTTTTCATCACAG GTGGTGGCCTTAAAATTCATTCCAAAAGTAGGAAAACCAGAAAAGGAGTTAAGAAACTTACGAAGAGAGATAGAGATTATGAGAAACTTACATCATACAAATATTATTGAAATGTTGGACAGTTTTGAAACTGACAAAGAG GTTGTAGTTGTAACAGATTATGCTGAAGGAGAATTATTCCAGATTTTAGAAGATGATGGAAGTTTGCCTGAGGAACAG gTACAGGTTATAGCCTGTCAGTTGGTATCAGCTCTGTATTATCTTCACTCACACAGGATACTCCACAGAGACATGAAACCACAGAATATCCTACTCGGAAAAGGGGGGATAATCAAGCTTTGTGATTTTGGATTTGCCAGAGCTATGAGTTTTAATACTCTGGTTCTAACATCCATTAAG GGTACACCATTGTATATGTCACCAGAACTTGTTGAAGAAAAACCATATGATCATACAGCTGACTTGTG GGCTTTAGGTTGTATCCTGTATGAGTTGTTTACTGGTACCCCACCCTTCTACACTAACAGTATATTCCAGCTAGTTAGTTTGATCATAAAGGATCCAGTCAAGTGGCCTAAGAACATGTCATCAATATTCAAGGACTTTTTACAGGGTCTACTGACAAAGAATCCAAGGTCAAGATTGGCCTGGCCAGATTTACTGATGCATCCATTTGTTGGAGATGGAGTTACAG TGAAAGATGAGGATACCAAGTTACCAAGTCCCTTTACACAGCCCCTCACAGCTTCTATGGTTTTTAGAAAGGAAAAGCAGGCACAAGAGAAAGCACACCCACCCGGAACCTCTAAAATACTGGCTAAGGCTCGTAAGAAGGCTATGGAGGAAGAGAAAAAA aAAGGTAAAGAGCCACCAGCACCAAATGGAGAAAAAATATCATCTAGTAAAGAGGCATGGGGTCCAAGTAAAAAAGGACCAGAGAAAgacaaaatagaaaaagaaaaggaCCCCACTCCCCCACCTCAGGAACAAGAAAGACATCACTCTGAGGAATGGCAGGATGCTAGTCTTAGTGAG GATAAAGATCCAGAAATCGAG AATATAAGTCCAACACCAAGACCAGATAGAATAAGTAAAGACTATGAAAAAGAATATCCCAGTATAGAGATTGAAGGACGTACAACAGTACGCAGGATTCCTGAGAGAGAGAAAGATAAGAATAAAGAGAAAGATAGGAATAAAGAGAAAACTAAAACTATTGAAAATGTTAAACTGGATGGAGAG GAGGTTTGTAGTGATGATGAATGGGAGGGACTGATTGATGCTACTGATCAGGAAGGGGATCCAGAGCAGGCTATACAGATGCTTAAAGATAGTAAATTCCACGCTCGACTGAACACCAGGATACAGAATAGTTCTACACAAGTATTAGATGGCATGCTGGAAGGAGCAGCTAAATTGAAATCAGTTCTCAGAATTATAACTAATTTAATTACACTGAAATG TGACTTGAAGTGGATCTTGACTTTTGTGAAGGCTTTATCAATTCCTCAGCAGCCACTTAAAATGATTCATAATATTCTGAGTAAACCAACAGTTAGACAG CAACCCTGGTGCCAGCAGATACTGATAGACTTAGTGATAACAGTTAATGCCTACTTTGCTAGTGAGGTCAGCTGGAATGATGATATCGATAAAGAAGT AGGACAACTGTACTTAAATGCCATGACAGAATACATGTCTTTAGTTCCAAAGTTACTGAATGTGTCATCAGACGAAGATCTACGCCTCAGAGAACAAGTTATTTTG TGCTCAATGTATACATGTGAGGCAATGGAAAGAGACAAATTAAAGATTGGGAACCAGTATTTTACTCATCTGGCTGCTAAAGAAACTGATGCCATTGATGCTATACTTGCTTGCTGTAAATTAGAAGAAGCTCGCTTAAAAAAGTTAATAG AATGGGATATACTAGAAG AACTTACTGATGGAAATGAAGATATGGCAGGGGAAAGAATGGACATGCTTATCTCCCTTGGTGTGACCACAGTGGCTGCCATGGTTAATCTGCCTCTAACTGCTGATGATGCTGTTGATGGTCGTAGAAAG atTGGACATTATTTAGGAGACAAGATGGCATGTAAAGGGAATGAAAAGCAGACAGATGAATTCTTTATGTTACTGAGGCATCCCCTCTTCTGTACAAATGTACTTAAA ATAATGTATGCCTGTTGCCAAGTGTCTACCACATTGTGTTCATATATTTCTAATCAAGTGCAGCATATGGATTCTCTAATGGGGATCCTTATGGGAAAG GTTGAGATCCAAGACATGGAAGTTAATTCTGTAATAGAGATGATTCTTCACATATACAGTACTATAGTCATACAGTTACAGACCATGCCAACAGC aATAACAGATGCAGCTAGTGTGATGATCTCAATCTTCCTAGAGTCCACAATAGCTAGTCATaca GCCGCTGCAGCTTTGGTATTTAGTCAGATGATATACTGTGGACTGACTGTAGAGGTACAACCTGAGGAGATGCTACAGGCATGTCTGGCTGTGTTTACTGATCTACAAcag atatGTGTCAGGTGTCCATTTGATTATGGAGTATTAGATGGACTATTATTGTTACTGTGTGAAATGTTGGCACAG ACTGAAGGTCCTGTAGCTCAGATGTACATAGAGACTGGTATTTGGGGTACATTGTGGCACCGTGTGGCCCAGGCCTTACAGGTCATCAATCTGGAGACAGACACCCCCATACATGATATAGACCAAGATGGTGAGAATGTAGTGGGATTCAATCCTCCTGATTGGACTCTTGTCTCGCCACAAGGACTAATGGCTGTTCTTCAGATggctgttactgtatttactaaG GAAACTAACCAGTGTATCCCTAACCTGGCTGTCCCCGATAGTATCATACTGTTAACCATAGTTCATCTGTTACACAAAGACTTCCTATCATCTGTCTATAATGG GTTTCACTGTGACGGTCCACAGCTGACTGCCGACATGATACTAGAGGTCACACAGttgtgttgttttccatttgctgTAGATATTGCAGAGGAGCTGCTTCATCAAGTCCAACA gtGTTTATTTAATGCCAGTCTACTCCCAAGACTTATATTTTGTTGTACAAAGTATCTGAAGAATGAACAACTAGAAATCCCTATCAATCTGATGTTACGACTGGTTCTCGGCAGTCAGCAATTTCtcaaacaattttgtaaatgTGTCAAAGAGCAGAAG ACTGTATCCTTGTTAACCCAGTGTACACAGTCAACCTCATCAACTGTAGTCAGTGATGTAGTGTCTATCTGTAGCCATCTTGTCAGAATGTCGCCCCAGCATGCACCATTCGTCAAGTCTGTGTTTCATGGCAGCAAAG GAGATTATGATCCATTGTTAAAGCTGATCAAACATAACTCAGCAACAGTCAGATCTAGAGCCTGCAGTTTGGTGGGGAATCTCATGAAGCACAACAGTCATATGTATGGTGTACTTAAACAAAG ggaAAAGTTATTAAATGGTTTAATAGCTGGTTTAAAGGATGAAGATCCAAATGTTAGGAAG ggttCCAGTTATGCCATAGGTAATGCAGCCTATCACAATGGAGACCTTTATGTAAAGTTAAAACCATGTATACCATTATTAGTAGAACTTCTGAGAGATCCTGTCTCTAAAACTAAAGCAAATGCTGCTA